The sequence GCTCCCCAGGCGGGCACATCCGGCTGGCCAGGCAGCAGGCACCCctagcaatgggggcagggctcgCTGGCTCTCACAGCCCCTGGCTCAGAGCCTGTGGCAAGCCAGAGCAAGGCTGGAAAGTAGCTGCAGGAGCATGATGCTGGCAGTCTCCAGGTGAATCCCATGTAGGCAGCTGGTGGGTCCAGGAGCCAACACCTTGGTAAAGCCAGCCAGAGGGCAGGCAGAGAAAGCAGGTACCACCTTCAGGCAATGGGATGGGAGCTGGCAGGCACCTTTCCCTGGCTAGCCCTCCCTTCTGCTTTCCAGGGCAGCCGGCACTTTGGGGAAATGTCACGGTTACGGACTGTGTAGGATTCCCAGACTGCTGGTGACATAACCCTGCACCCCGAATGCCACGGGACTGCCTGGGATGACACAACGTGTGGCAGAGTTTAGGCTCCAGCAGACACAAGCATGGATCTGGCCTGTTTTCTAGCATCCCCTGCACCCAGCAGTGGCATTAAACCTGGAGTTCCCTGGGCTGTGTTCGTCTGTGCTGCCCCCAGTGCTGGcctcaccccccccgccccagctagTGACAGgatctgtctacactggtgctttctAACACCAGTCACTCAGTCACCAATTAGCAAATATATTTGCCCATGCTAGCATGGACGCTCCCTAAATGTCAGTTCCAGGACAGCCTGAATCCCAGCCTAAATCAGAGAGGCTTGTGCCCTGGAACAAATATTTGGGAGGCCCAGAATGGCCAGTACTAACCTGGCTGCTAACTCAAGTTAAAATTTAGCACGGCCTTACCAAGGAAGGGATGGGTCAGGCAGAAAACGAGAGGCTGGAGCCCATGGGGGCTGGCACgaggggagggatggagaaggtaGGAGGCACCATGCTGCAAGTGACTCCTCTGCACAGCCTGAGCCATGCTTCAGTCATGCAACTGCtcttcctccctgcagcacccagctcagcacctgcctcccctgctcctgcttccccatCCTCTCATGCAACCATTCCCCATGGAGCCCAGGCCTGGAGCTGAGCCCTACAGGACTCCCCCATCTTGGGACAGAGGGTGCAGGCCCCCGAGCTCATGGTGCTTCCGGTAATGGGCTTTGCTCTcttccttccctcagggcctggTGATCTCAAACCCAATGGTTCAGCTTGGGGCCGTTATTTCCGCCGTTAATCACTGGGGCCCTTTATTCTGTGGTGGGAAAGCACGGTACGGCTTGCTCTGTGGGAAGCAGATGCTCATGGCAGACTGGCCTGCTCTCCAACGTCACCACGGCTTCGTCCCCGACCTGGCCTCCAATAAGCAGTGAGATGGCCCCCTCCACTCGGCCCGTGGCTGCCAGTGCCACCACCGCCTGCTCCGTGGGGAAGCCCATCctctccagctgctgcagcctggggagcGAGAGGGAGAGAggccataagaacagccagactgggtcaggccaaaggtccatccagcccagtatcctgtctacagacactggccaatgccaggtgccccacagggaatgaacagaacagggaatcatcaagtgattttgtcacccattcccagcttctggcaaccagaGGCTAGGGTCACCATCCCTGCCCAATAGCCATTGCTGGgccgatcctccatgaacttacctagttcttttttgaagaaATCTTTGGACTGTGGGTGGAGACACAGGGccgggcagggaaagcaggggcaggtggggagaACTCGGGCCTGTTTGATGGGGATGGCTGTATGGTTGCCGGTGGGCTGCCCACACTCCCGCAGGGTCCATCCCCAGCAAACACACATGCAATGGCGCAGATAGCAGCCTCCCAGCCCATCAGGTGGCCCGTAGACTCCACAGTTCCTCGTGTGCAATGCTCTGCCTGTACCTGTCACTCAGCAGGGCTGAGCTAGCCCAATCCGTCCAGGTCAGCATGAGAGGACCTTGGCGGCGGGAGCCATGGAGCATGAAGAAGCTGTACCAAGACCTGCAGCCCGGCAGAGATGGGAGGGAGCCAGAGGGCAGCCCACACTACGCTCTCAGGCTTGGTGGGTGCTGCCCAAAGAGCCCCCCAATCTGGTTCTGGGTTAGAAGCCAAGTGGCCTCTGGTTCACACTGGTCACCAGGGGcgcctccccctccatccccttcccGCACCCTGCCATGCCCCTTACCGCAGAGAGGAGACAGAGGATTTGGAAAGCTGCACTCCGCCCACGGCAGCCTCCAGGCTGGCGTCCCTCAGGGAGGCCTGGATcccggccagcagcagctgctcatcCAGCAGGACCTCTCCCAGGCCCAAGAGTGATGCCCCAGAGTGCAGGCTGGGGCTGTCCCAGGGGGAAGGGCTCCCATGGAGATCTGGGAAGCGAGCCAGAGGGACAGACGGGTATGGCATCCCAGAGCTCTGCCAGCACCCTGGTCTTTCAGCAGCCCAGGGAGAGGCAGGTGCCACGGCCAAGGACTGGTCTGAAAGGCCCCCCGAGAAgcactgctgggctgggggggcagagagtcCTGGAGACCTGGGAATCAAGGAAGGAATTAGAGGGGAGTCCAAACAAacagggggagggagcagcctCCCGGCCCATCACAGAGGGCAGTCAGGGTGGCCCCCAAtggaatggggctgggggggggagtgccCCGTGACTCTAGCAGGGACGTGTTTCTCATGCTGGCGATGCCAGACCCTAAAGCAGTGATTCAGGAGACTCCCTGTGTCTGGGGGAGGAGGTTCTgggtcagcccccaccccacatcccATCCCTAGGACTCTTTGCTATGCGGCACTAGAGCAGAGGGGTCGCTAGTGGGTGACCCACACCACGGCCTCCCTCCTTGCCCTCTCCAGCTAGGTCTCTGCCAGGCAGTCAGGGAGGGAGATGAATGGTGGTAACCAGGGGTCACCAGGCCCGCctgggggcacagggggagagCCAGGGGCCATGAGCTGATGGTGTCTCTCGCCTCATGTACCTGCCCCTGGTGCTGGCCGCATGGCTAGTGGGAAGGATCCCCGCTCTTGGGCACGGGATAAAGCGGACGAAGCCACTTCTCGCCAGTGTCCTGCAGACAGCCCCATCATGTAGCACTTCCAGGCGCCTCTCCGATAGCTCCAGCCACGACAAGACCCTGGACCAATCTGCCACCAGTTCCTCTGGTCAAGGAAAacatctgctgctggccccggCTGGAGACGCTTCCTGGGCCCCAGCCTGGCTAGCTAGAAGCCAAATAACCCAGGGGTCTGCAAGGCATGTTGGGATCTGTAGTCTCCATAAAGATGACGGCAGCTGTGACTGGCTCTTGCTTTAACCACATCAGAGGCAGAGCTCAGGTGCCTAATAATGCTGCCCTCAGCTGGGCAAAATCCTCTGGAGTAACCACAAACCCCGGGATGGTTAGTTTACGATCAGTGTGTACATCAGATCGTGCCAAGGTCTGCGAGCATGAGCCAGAGATGGGCACCTGGGAAAGCTCGCGGGAAGGAGAGTGTCTGAGGCCGTGCAATGGATGCCAGGCACTCAGTGCTAAAGAGGCGTGGGATTGCGCACAGGCTCCCAGATCACCAAGCTTCTGGGGGCTGTGAGATATTACGGCGTGATTAGTGCTGGTGGAACACCAACCTTGGAGACCAAACCCCTAAGCTAATAAAAATATACTCTCAGTGCCAGCTTCCCAACCAGCAATGTGCCTCTGCCCTGACCTGAGAGATGGGAAGGAAGAATCCAGCCTCTACAGCTCAGACAAGAGGTCAATTAGTGGTTGCTGGCATGGTGGTTTCTGTGATGTGGGAACACCTATCCCCTAAGAGCTGGACTGAGACCCATCAAACGTCTTTCACATGGGCCACTGAAAAGCTATCAGATGGGAAGGACTTTCACTCCCTCCCAGCCGGGGCAGCATCCAAACTAGGTTCCATATCCCATATCCCATCTCCAGAACAGGCAATCTGGGACGTTAGCTATTTTCCTGTGGAGTGGACTGTTTTCTCCACAATCTtatctttcatttaaaagaatTAATGGCTGAATTGTGACCCCAGGCAGACACTCCCACACCACTGACTTCCGTGGAGTCACATCTGAGGGAGGCTGGGTGGAATATTCCCCAGTTTCTTGCCTTTCTGTTTGTGAAGACTCCTTCTGAATGCAACCTGTGTCCCTCTTCTGAGTCTGCAgccaggcttggggggcaggggggatgctTTAGTGGACACTGCTCTGCTACTTGCTGTCCCCGCTGCCACCATGGCACCTAAAATACACGTGCTTTGCAAACCTCCTGGATGCCAGCTCCGCGTGTGATACTTGCCTTGTCCCCGCTGACTTTGGCACAGCTGCTACAGGCTGCACCCACTGGCTCCATTGGCCCTGTGATGGAGCATATAAACCCCCCTCGGCCACTGTCACTAGGGCCAGTCACTACCTCCCCAGCTCTGGCTAATTAGCTGACCTGCAACAGTGGGGCTaggaggctgcagcccaggcaggggggtggctgccGATGAGGCTGGGACACAGATTGATAGGAAGCTGCCTAGCAAGCAGGCCCTAGCGCCCCTGAGGAGTGGGGTGAGGCCGCTGGTGGAGGAAGCAGAGGCCCTTAGTTAGGATCCCTTCTCCTACCAGCTAGAGCAGAAGTGGACTCACTTGGGGCACTGACAGCGGGCCTGGGAGGGACGTGACACACCGATCTGACGATGGCTGGGGTTGAACTATGGTCAGGAGAGCAGGGGCTTTAAGGGCTGGTGCACTTCCAGGGACTGAGGCCCCTAATATCTAGGGGTGTCAAAGCCCTGTGGAGTCCCAGGGCAGGATTGTTCACAGGAGCCCTATCCAGGGgcaccctccccttccctggggaCCCCATTCCAGAGGTGATCACACCGGCTTGCAGCATCTGTGGGGACACCAGTGCCCCTCTTCAGGGCCCAGTCGCTCCCGTGCCAGGCTGGCGAGGCCCATCACACAGAGGATACAGGCCAGCCCTGTGAGCGCACCACTCaggtggaggaggaaggggcaCCCGGGGGAGAGAAGCTGGCTGAACGCgagcagcagccagggcagggccccAGCACAAACCTGCCCcgaggccccagccctgctcctcagtGCCAGATGGCGCCCCAGCATGGCCAGGTGGACCGGAGTGTAGCCGCTGGCAGCATCGGGGGCAGgcgcccagagcccagccaggacGAGGTAGAGCAGAGCCGAGGTCACCGCGCTGAGCAGGGAGGCGTGGAGGTAGCGAAGGGTGCCCTGGAGGCGCTCCTGGCGCCAGCCCAGCACAGGGAAGAGCAGCAAGTTGAGGAGCAGGAGAGAGGGGTCCGTGTGGCACAGGCAGTAGGTTGCCAGGCGATACACTGGGGAGAAGAGCAAGGGATGACCTGTTAACATGGGACTCCCTGTATTTACCATCCTTCtaagggagcccagggctggggaaagactCAGCACAGGCCTGGGCTGCCCAGGTCCAGTCCGGTCCGGTCCTCTTCTCCTCTACGCGACAGCTGCTGCCCTGCCATTGGTATCATGTCCCAGCACGCTGACAGCCCCTCCTGGCCTCTGcctgcccacccagcccctcggAAGACATGCCTACACTGGAGCTGCCCGTGTCACTCTCAGCTCCACACAGCCAGCACGCGGGAAATAGCCAGGGAACCTCTTCTCCCAGTGGGAGGCTCCAGTCTCCCACCAGTGGCCTGTTAAACCTCcaggcatcaggaatgagagccCTGCAGCAAGGCTACGTCCTGAGGGGTGGCCgagaggagggggcgggggcagaggcaggggcgggggcaggacagGTACCCACCTTGGAAGTGTCTGAACAGCAGTGCCGGCGCTAAGGACAGATTCTCGCAACCCCCCAGCAGCCAAATGATGCCAAGAAGCAGCATTAGAGTAACGGAAGCAAGTGGGGGGCCCTCCAGTCCCCACATCCATGTTAGGCGCCTCCTGGGCAACATCACCTTGCGAGGGGAGAGCCAGCTACACCATGGGCCTCTTGGAGGGACCCTGGATTTCGGGGGACTCAGCAAGGCAGGCAGAAGCAACCAGGGCCTGGGAAGTTCGCAGCACTCGGGGACtgtctgtggggagaaggggggactGAGTCTCCCAAATACACAAGCAAACTGTATGAGGGCAATGAGGGTGTCCCCAGGTGAGGGCAGCCCACCGGGATCCGTTTtatggggaagcagagagctCTGACCAGGGCATCCCAGTGTGTCCCCTGAGGCCCAATACACAAGGAAACAAGGAGCCTCAATCTTGCCCAAACTTCACCCTGGCCCCTAATACATGAGCTGCCCTCTCGGAGCCCTGTGTCTGGCAGGCTGcactctggcacccagtgctgctacaggaggggagcagggtgccCTGCCCCTTTGATCCCCATACCCAGCACCCACGGGAGCTGCAGGCAGATGAGAGTGCCATGCAGCCATGTGACTCTGTACAGAGCTGAGGTTCAGGATCAGGGCTACTGGTTTCCTGTGGGGCCCTGCAGCGAGGTGTGAACTGTGATCCCTCACAGCACCTACCAGCCTGCAAGGTGCTTGGAGCTGTGCGAGACAAAAGCACAGACGAGAGCCACTCGTGCTACATAACAGGGACCCCGAGGCAGCCAACCCACAGCCGGCTTGGCCTCCCACTGTGCACACTGCCCTAGGGGGCAGGAGAACTGCACAGCTGGCCTCAAACACAAGACAGCAGGTGGCAGCTGTTTCTGAAGCCTTGTGTTGCAAACCCTGCCGCTCATGAGCTGGTCTGTGCCCTGTGACCAGGGAGATCagtcaataacagacctaaaagtggcaattcttcaacaacaaacttcaaaaacagattccaacatgaaactgcagaactggaattaatttgcaaactggacaccgtcacattaggcctgaataaagactgggagtggttgggtcattacaaaacctaaacttaatttccccctactgttactcaccccttcttgtcaactgtctgaaatgggccactctcttaccacttcaaaagttatttttcctcccttggtatcctgctgttaattgaattgtctggttagactgacctcacacttggcaaggcaactcccatcttttcatgtatttatacctgctcctgtattttccactccaggcatctgaagaagtgaggttttttacccacgaaggctgatgcccaaataaatctgttagtctccaaggtgccagaaggactcctccttgtttttgctgaaacagactaaTATGGGTACCCCTGAAACCTTCCCCAAACAGTAACTCCTGGCCTGGGTTCCCCAGCTCCGGCTGCTGCTGCAAGGGGCATATGGGAGGCACTCAAGTCTGGGTCCGTGGGTTCTCGGCCTGCAGGATGGTGTCCCTGAGGGCCCATGCACCCAGGGGGGACATAAAGGGAACACCTGTATttgggcctggggggaggggtgcccaCATTGCCGCGTGCTGCTCTTCGCTCTGCACCGAGGTTAGCGCTGGTGCAGCAAAGCAAAGCTCAGCGCTTCCTACCTCTCCAGGCTGCTCTGAAAACTTGGCTGGGGCCGCGGCTCAGCTCCTTCCGGCAGGCtccggggcaggggaggaggcggcgtGGCCTCACCCTGGCCCAAGAGGGGAGACAGGGACACCACACAGCCATTTTGCCATGCTCCTCTGCTAGGCACTTTCATCTCTGCACAGTGCTTGGCCAGCCAGGGAGCGTCAAGAAAGTTGAACCCTTGAGATGAAAAGGAGCATCTCAGCTAGACGTGCTCTGGGAGTTactgggggcaggctctggcctgGGCTGAACAGGACAGAGGTCAGGCTGGATGATCACAACCAGCCCCTCTGGCCTGGGACTCTGGAGGTGTGCGCTAGGCCGGCTGCTTAAACAATCAGAGCGTTTCCCATGGCAAATCTCCCTCCCCAGGCGGCTGAGAGCTGGAAGGATTTGTAAAGGAAACCGACTgctctggcctctgctgcttgTTCCCCGTTTGCACCTGACAGGGAAAAGTTCTCTTTCGAGTCCCTTTTGCTTCCAGGTGGCACTGAGCCGCCTGCTGCGTTTGGGCTGCAGACACTGCAGGGGAGGATCTAACCCACAACGCTGTGGAGAGATAGCAAAACTCATGCTTCAGAGCTCAATGCCTCAGTGCCACagaccagggcaggggcagattGCCCCACCTCTGCTACCCCCAGGTTCTTACACCCTCCTCTAAAGCAGCACTGGATCCTAGCTCTTGTCAGGCAGGACCTTGGCTCTGAGCTGGGCTTGCAATGTGccattttcttcatttatttttaatcgaATAAAATATTTCTGTTGCCATTGGATTTTGTGACACAAAACACAACCGTGGGGCCCAACGGACTTGGACGTTGTAGGCCCATGATGCATAATACTAGGGGTCCGAGATGCAGAGGTGCTTAGTcgcctcattgaaatcaatgggagatgtgggtgctcagcacctctgaatttCATCAGCAGGAGCAGCTTCTTTAAAGGGCTCAGCACCGGCAGCTCCCAGGCGTGTGTGGACGTGCGACAAGCTGTTTGCGTGGGTTCAAATGGGACACAAGGGGAATGAGGCCCAGCAATTCAGCATGGTTGTTGCTGGCGCCATCTGAAAGCTCTGCCTACAAGCCATGCCCCACCCCGCTGAGCTGCCAAAAGGAGTCAGTGGGTTGTGGGGATGGTCATAGCTGCCGAGTTTTGTGCAGCTGCATGTAAGAACATAGGAAAGGCCACACAAGGTCAGCCCAGTGGTTCAGTAGCCCGgtgtcttgtcttctgacagcagctgatggcagatgcttcagagggaatgaacagaacagggcatccCGTCAGCCAGTCCCAGCATcttagggacacccaaagcatgtAACTCTTCCCAATCAGCTTTGGACTAacctatcttgagtagtttcGTATTCTCTATCGTGGTCCACCTCACTATTCACCccttttccagctcatttatcagtatgttgaacagcactggtccctgtACAGGTCCTTAGGGTACTCCACTATTTAGCTCTCTcgattctgaaaactgaccggttattcttaccctttgtttcctgtctttcaatcagttactgatccagagGACCTTTCTTCTTATCCCGtggctgcttactttgcttaagagcctttggccttgtctacactacaaaattaagttgatcTAATCAACATACAGTCACTTCAGTTCATGTCCACACTCCGCTCTCTGTTGGCAGTGAGCATGGTCACCAGGAcaggtgtggggcactgggaGGCTCCAGCAGGGAGCCCTGCGTGAGGCTGACAGACAACGggtgataagaacataagaacataagaacataagaaaggaacaggcaatgatcaaatgatctctctcctgccatccatctccatcctctgagtTGATGTAAGTAATGTTGAATCTACACATACACTGAGCCGCCCAGATACACTGACCTAAGTGCTATGCCTCTTGCAGAGCTGGTGTTATTAGGTTAATGTAGTGGGTGACTTACATCACCGGGAGCAACGCTGAAGTGTAGACAGTGGCATAGTTAGGTTGTTGGAAGTTGTGTTATGTCAacctaattctgtagtgtagaccaagctttCGGGGAAGGActttgccaaaggctttctgaaagtccgagtacactggatcacccttgacaacatgcttgttgatcccctgaaagaattctaatagattggtggtgcacgatttccctttacaaatgccatgttgactcttccccaacaaatggGTTCATCTATgcgtctgacaattttgttcttagtttcaaccaatttgccggTACTCAAATTACGCTTACTGGCCTGTGATTGCCATgttcacctctggagcctttttaaaaagtggtgtcacattagttatcctccagtcatctggtacagaagctgatttaaatgctaGGTTACACAGCACAGTTAGTACGGTAGTTCTGCAATTGCAcagttgagttccttcagaactcttgggtgataccgtctggtcctggtgacttattactgtgtaATTTATCAATGTGTTCCAAaccctcctctaatgacacctcagacTGGGACAgtccctcagatttgtcacctaaaacgaatggctcaggtttgggaatctccttcacatcctctacGTTGAAGAggaatgcaaagaattaattgagcttctccacaatggccttggcttccatgagtgctcctttagcacctcagttGTCGAGTGGCCCGACTGATTGTTTCACAGGCTTCCtctttctgatgtacttaaaatgaGTTTAGCTGTTAGTTTGAAGAGCAGCTAGCAAAAAAGACTGAAACTCTTTTTTTTAGCCTAATTATACATTTAAACGTGATTTGCccgagtttatgctcctttctatgttCTTCAGTAGGATCTGACTTCCagattttaaaggatgcctttttgcctctcgctgcttcttttactctgttgtttagccacggtggcatttTTGGTCCTCTTTACTATTCTTTTTAATTTAGgaaatacatttaatttgagtctTTATTATGGagttttacattttttcccaTGCAGCTtgtaggcatttcactcttgtgactcttccttttaatttctgttttacttgcttcctcatttttgtgcaaTTCCCCTTTCTGAActgaaatgctactgtggtgggcttcGTTAGTATTTCCtcctcacagggatgttaaatttaattacatgatggtcgctattaccaagcagttcagctacATTCATCTCTTGAACCAGattctgtgctccacttaggactaaatcaagaattgcctctctcctgtgggttccaggactatgctccaagaagcagtcattgatgatgtctctgcatcccatcctgaggtgacaggAGCCCAATTAATATGGGGacagaaaacacaataataatgggggatttcaactattttCATACCCTCTCTAACCTGCCTgacatttcacagtcaccatcaccagcccggtcaggtggtcagtagtatattcctatgGCTGTACTCTTGTGACATTGTAATGGGGTGCACACCGTGCCCCATTGGATTCAGCCCCAAGGCACTGTTCCTTGAAGACTCAGGGACACTGCAACCTGGTGCAACACCTGTGCTCTTTATTTGGTATCTGTTCCCACCACTGGTTTCCCGCTATTTACATGGCTTGGCCTCACACTGGCCTGACCAGCAACAGACTGGTGGGCAATTTCCTCCCTCTGAGCCTGACCTTTCCCTCCAGGTTTCTGCCCCCTTCTCTTCCACTTCCTCACTGCCTTTAGCATCTGCTAATAAGGCTGGCAGGTGCAGGTGCTTCCCAGGCAAGGGCTGGCTATTTACCCAACCCCAAACCATTCCCCCGATTAGTGCTGGGGTGGCAAGAGCTGATTAAGGGCTTTCCTAGCAGTGCCCTGCCACAGAGATGTTATGCAAATTTGCACATATATCACTTAGCTCACTACATGATTTTCATATAATTTGGGCATGACTATTAGCTTTGGCATAAGGTCAATATATCCCATTTCGAGCAGTAGCAGGGAATAGGGCACAGAGCTGCACAAAACTTGGGTGATGTGGCAGCTGAATGGGTGCTGAA comes from Mauremys reevesii isolate NIE-2019 linkage group 18, ASM1616193v1, whole genome shotgun sequence and encodes:
- the RHBDD3 gene encoding rhomboid domain-containing protein 3 isoform X2; the protein is MAVWCPCLPSWARVRPRRLLPCPGACRKELSRGPSQVFRAAWRVYRLATYCLCHTDPSLLLLNLLLFPVLGWRQERLQGTLRYLHASLLSAVTSALLYLVLAGLWAPAPDAASGYTPVHLAMLGRHLALRSRAGASGQVCAGALPWLLLAFSQLLSPGCPFLLHLSGALTGLAYWSRVLSWLELSERRLEVLHDGAVCRTLARSGFVRFIPCPRAGILPTSHAASTRGRSPGLSAPPAQQCFSGGLSDQSLAVAPASPWAAERPGCWQSSGMPYPSVPLARFPDLHGSPSPWDSPSLHSGASLLGLGEVLLDEQLLLAGIQASLRDASLEAAVGGVQLSKSSVSSLRLQQLERMGFPTEQAVVALAATGRVEGAISLLIGGQVGDEAVVTLESRPVCHEHLLPTEQAVPCFPTTE
- the RHBDD3 gene encoding rhomboid domain-containing protein 3 isoform X1 translates to MLPRRRLTWMWGLEGPPLASVTLMLLLGIIWLLGGCENLSLAPALLFRHFQVYRLATYCLCHTDPSLLLLNLLLFPVLGWRQERLQGTLRYLHASLLSAVTSALLYLVLAGLWAPAPDAASGYTPVHLAMLGRHLALRSRAGASGQVCAGALPWLLLAFSQLLSPGCPFLLHLSGALTGLAYWSRVLSWLELSERRLEVLHDGAVCRTLARSGFVRFIPCPRAGILPTSHAASTRGRSPGLSAPPAQQCFSGGLSDQSLAVAPASPWAAERPGCWQSSGMPYPSVPLARFPDLHGSPSPWDSPSLHSGASLLGLGEVLLDEQLLLAGIQASLRDASLEAAVGGVQLSKSSVSSLRLQQLERMGFPTEQAVVALAATGRVEGAISLLIGGQVGDEAVVTLESRPVCHEHLLPTEQAVPCFPTTE